The DNA window AGGCCGCCGGCATCCGCTTCGACTTCACCCGCGAGACGATCGCCCCCCTCATGGCGGCGGTGAAACAGGAATTAGCCAAACTGGAAAACTAACGACATGAACCTCCCCCGCTTCAAGCCCCGCCAGTTCCTGGCGGCTGACTTCGACCTCCTCGACGCCGCCCAGCAGGAACAGGTGGCCGCCTCCCTCCGCGCCGAGCTGGCCGCCGCCCGCACGGGGGCCGAGCTGGAAACCTGGCTGGACCACTACGGGGAGCTGGAAAAGGCCGCCGACGAGGCGATGTGGACGCACACGATCAAGAGGAGCCAGGACGTGACCGACACGGCCGCGGAGCAGGGGGAGAGGGAGTACGACGAGAAGGTGAGCCCCTGGCTCAAGCCCCTGCAGGACGAGCTGCGGCGCGGCCTTGTCCAGCACGCGGCGGTGGGGGAGCTGCCCCCCTATTACGATACTTTCCTGCGCGCCATGCGGGGGAAGATCGACCTCTTCCGCCCGGAAAACGTGGAGCGGGAGAACGAGGACAAGCGGCTGCAGGGCCAGTACGGCAAGATCGTCAACGTCCAGGTCCCGTTCGAGGGGAAGCAGTGGACCTTCAAGGCCCTGGCCCAGGTCCAGGAGGACCCGGACCGGGCACGCCGCCAGGCCGCCTGGGAGGCGGTCCGGACGGCGCGTGCGGGGATTTCGGAAAAGCTGGAAGACCTCTTCGACCAGCAGCTGAAGGTGCGCGACGCGATCGCCAAGGAGGCGGGCTTCGCCAATTACCGGGATTACATCTTCGTCGAAAAGGGCCGCTTCGACTACAAGCCGGAGGATACCCTGGCCTTCCACGAGCAGGTGGAGCGGCACGTGGTCCCCTTCCTGCGGGAGCTGCAGCGGGAGCGGAAGGAAAAGCTGGGCGTCGAGACGCTCCGCCCGTGGGACACGAAGATCGACGTCCAGGGCGACCAGCCCCTGCGCCCCTTCCAGACTTCCGAGGAGCTCTTCGAGGGGGTGCGGGACATCTTCTCCAAGCTCGACCCGGAGCTGGGGGAACGCTTTGCCGAGATGAAGAAGACCGGCCTCCTGGACCTGGAGAACCGCCCGGGCAAGGCCCCCGGCGCTTACTCCCAGGTGCTGGCGGAGACGGGCTGGCCCTTCACGTTCATGAGCGCCGTCGGCACCCAGTCTGACGTGACGACGCTGATCCATGAGGGCGGCCACGACCAGCAGGCCATCGCCACGCGCGACCAGCGGCTTTTCTACTACATGCTCGAGGCGGGCATGTTCATCGAATTCGCGGAGGTCGCCTCCATGGGGATGGAGCAGCTGGCCGTCCCGCACTTGGACCGTTTCTACGGGCCGGAGGACGCCCGCCGGGCCAAGCTGAGCATGGTGGAGCGTCCCGTGGAGGTCCTGCCCTGGATCGCGGCGATCGACTCCTTCCAGCAGTGGGCCTACACGAACGTCGACGAGGCCCTCGACCATAAGAAGCGGCGGGAAAAGTGGGGCGAGCTGACGGAACGCTTCGGCGGCGGCGAGGACTGGAGCGGCTACGAGGACCGGCGCACCGGCCTGTGGCTCGACCAGCCGCACGTCTTCGTCCACCCCCTCTACTACGTCGAATACGCCTACGCGCAGGACGGCGCGCTCCAGATTTTGCAGAACTCCCTGAAGGACCCGGAGAAGGCGGTGCGCGATTACCGCGCGGGGATCGCCCTGGGCAGCTCCAAGCCGCTGCCGGAGCTTTTCGAGGCGACGGGCATCCGCTTCGACAAGCGCGGGGAGATGCTGGAATCGATCATGGGCAGCCTGCGGGAGGCGCGTGTCGCGATGCTGCCCCAGGCCGCGCCGCGCAAGGAGCTGGGCGGCCTCGACTTCCAGCGCAGCGCCGTCGCCGCGCCGATCGAGACGCCGCAGCGGAAGCTGGACAAGGTTTAGGGCCTAGGGTTTGACGAGGTGGCGCTCGATGTGGGCGCGGGAAACCTCGACATACTTCTCCGCCCACTGGCGGAGCCC is part of the Verrucomicrobium sp. genome and encodes:
- a CDS encoding M3 family oligoendopeptidase; the protein is MNLPRFKPRQFLAADFDLLDAAQQEQVAASLRAELAAARTGAELETWLDHYGELEKAADEAMWTHTIKRSQDVTDTAAEQGEREYDEKVSPWLKPLQDELRRGLVQHAAVGELPPYYDTFLRAMRGKIDLFRPENVERENEDKRLQGQYGKIVNVQVPFEGKQWTFKALAQVQEDPDRARRQAAWEAVRTARAGISEKLEDLFDQQLKVRDAIAKEAGFANYRDYIFVEKGRFDYKPEDTLAFHEQVERHVVPFLRELQRERKEKLGVETLRPWDTKIDVQGDQPLRPFQTSEELFEGVRDIFSKLDPELGERFAEMKKTGLLDLENRPGKAPGAYSQVLAETGWPFTFMSAVGTQSDVTTLIHEGGHDQQAIATRDQRLFYYMLEAGMFIEFAEVASMGMEQLAVPHLDRFYGPEDARRAKLSMVERPVEVLPWIAAIDSFQQWAYTNVDEALDHKKRREKWGELTERFGGGEDWSGYEDRRTGLWLDQPHVFVHPLYYVEYAYAQDGALQILQNSLKDPEKAVRDYRAGIALGSSKPLPELFEATGIRFDKRGEMLESIMGSLREARVAMLPQAAPRKELGGLDFQRSAVAAPIETPQRKLDKV